Proteins encoded in a region of the Drosophila sechellia strain sech25 chromosome 2L, ASM438219v1, whole genome shotgun sequence genome:
- the LOC6618191 gene encoding protein diaphanous isoform X1: MRLKKLGMSRHEKTKSTGGGLLDSLFGRPSKSKGGTISSGTLAHGGRPVSTDNYVVPGVEDFEQYIQQLSVAELDAKFLEIIEDMNIPKDKREPLLAKSKEERQKMIMWHLKGKNSLERSANSRFEKPIDYVEYLQNGEHSTHKVYQCVESLRVALTSNPISWIKEFGVAGIGTIEKLLARSKNNASYEKIEFEAIRCLKAIMNNTWGLNVVLNPDQHSVVLLLAQSLDPRKPQTMCEALKLLASFCIVYERNGYEKVLRAITTIAATSFKASERFRPIVDALFASDQQDPKRELACHSLIFINTLTNTPTDLNFRLHLRCEIMRMGLYDRLDEFTKIVEASNNEALQQHFKIFNEIREDDFEEFVQRFDNVTFNMDDATDCFDVLKNLVTDTTSEPYFLSILQHLLYIRDDFYFRPAYYQLIEECISQIVFHKGYCDPNFENRNFNIDTSLLLDDIVEKAKAKESKRSEEYEKKIEQLESAKQEAEAKAAHLEEKVKLMEANGVAAPSPNKLPKVNIPMPPPPPGGGGVPPPPPPPMPGRAGGGPPPPPPPPMPGRAGGPPPPPPPPGMGGPPPPPMPGMMRPGGPPPPPMMMGPMVPVLPHGLKPKKKWDVKNPMKRANWKAIVPAKMSDKAFWVKCQEDKLAQDDFLAELAVKFSSKPVKKEQKDAVDKPTTLTKKNVDLRVLDGKTAQNLAIMLGGSLKHLSYEQIKICLLRCDTDILSSNILQQLIQYLPPPEQLKRLQEIKAKGEPLPPIEQFAATIGEIKRLSPRLHNLNFKLTYADMVQDIKPDIVAGTAACEEIRNSKKFSKILELILLLGNYMNSGSKNEAAFGFEISYLTKLSNTKDADNKQTLLHYLTDLVEKKFPDALNFYDDLSHVNKASRVNMDAIQKAMRQMNSAVKNLETDLQNNKVPQCDDDKFSEVMGKFAEECRQQVDVLGKMQLQMEKLYKDLSEYYAFDPSKYTMEEFFADIKTFKDAFQAAHNDNVRVREELEKKRRLQEAREQSAREQQERQQRKKAVVDMDAPQTQEGVMDSLLEALQTGSAFGQRNRQARRQRPAGAERRAQLSRSRSRTRVTNGQLMTREMILNEVLGSA; encoded by the exons ATGCGCCTCAAAAAGCTGGG AATGTCTCGTCACGAGAAAACCAAATCCACGGGCGGCGGGCTCCTGGACAGCCTGTTCGGAAGACCCTCGAAGTCGAAGGGAGGAACCATCAGCAGTGGCACCCTGGCCCATGGCGGACGACCTGTGTCCACGGACAACTATGTGGTGCCGGGCGTGGAGGACTTTGAGCAGTACATCCAGCAGCTAAGCGTTGCGGAGCTGGATGCCAAGTTCCTGGAGATCATCGAGGACATGAACATTCCGAAGGACAAGAGGGAGCCCCTGTTGGCCAAATCGAAGGAGGAGCGGCAGAAGATGATTATGTGGCACTTGAAAG GTAAAAACTCACTGGAGCGCAGCGCCAACTCCCGCTTCGAGAAGCCCATAGACTACGTGGAATACCTGCAGAATGGGGAGCACAGCACGCACAAGGTGTACCAATGTGTGGAATCTCTGCGCGTGGCGCTCACCAGCAATCCGATCTCGTGGATCAAGGAGTTTGGAGTGGCGGGCATCGGGACGATCGAGAAGCTGCTGGCCCGGTCAAAGAATAATGCCAGCTACGAGAAGATCGAGTTCGAGGCGATTCGGTGCCTGAAGGCGATCATGAACAACACATGGGGTCTGAACGTGGTGCTCAATCCGGATCAGCATAgtgtggtgctgctgctggcgcaATCCCTGGATCCCCGGAAGCCGCAGACCATGTGCGAAGCCCTCAAGCTGCTGGCCTCGTTCTGCATTGTCTATGAGCGGAATGGCTACGAGAAGGTTCTCCGAGCCATAACCACTATTGCAGCCACATCCTTTAAAGCGAGCGAGCGCTTTCGACCCATAGTGGATGCCTTGTTTGCATCGGATCAGCAGGATCCCAAACGGGAATTGGCCTGCCACAGCCTGATTTTTATCAATACTCTCACCAATACCCCCACGGATTTGAACTTCCGCCTGCACCTGCGATGTGAGATTATGCGCATGGGTCTATACGATCGCCTAGATGAGTTCACCAAAATCGTTGAGGCCAGCAATAATGAGGCCCTGCAGCAGCACTTCAAGATCTTCAACGAGATCCGCGAGGATGACTTCGAGGAGTTTGTGCAGCGCTTCGATAATGTCACCTTCAACATGGACGACGCCACCGATTGCTTCGATGTGCTGAAGAACCTGGTGACCGACACCACTTCCGAGCCCTACTTCCTGTCCATCCTGCAGCATTTGCTGTACATCAGGGATGACTTCTACTTCCGACCTGCCTATTATCAGCTGATTGAGGAGTGCATCTCGCAAATCGTCTTCCACAAGGGTTACTGTGATCCGAATTTCGAGAACCGGAACTTTAATATAGACACCTCGCTACTGCTGGACGACATTGTGGAGAAGGCCAAGGCCAAGGAGTCGAAGCGGTCGGAGGAGTACGAGAAGAAGATCGAGCAGCTGGAGAGTGCCAAGCAAGAGGCGGAAGCGAAGGCGGCTCATCTGGAGGAGAAAGTCAAGCTGATGGAGGCTAATGGTGTGGCGGCACCGTCGCCCAATAAGCTACCCAAGGTAAACATACCCATGCCCCCGCCACcaccaggaggaggaggagtaccTCCCCCACCGCCGCCACCTATGCCGGGCCGAGCAGGTGGTGGACCTccgcctccaccaccacctcccATGCCGGGAAGGGCAGGTGGAccgccacctcctcctccaccgccCGGCATGGGAGGCCCACCGCCTCCACCCATGCCAGGCATGATGCGCCCGGGAGGCCCTCCACCACCGCCCATGATGATGGGGCCCATGGTTCCCGTTCTGCCTCATGGCTTGAAGCCGAAGAAGAAGTGGGATGTCAAGAATCCCATGAAGCGGGCCAACTGGAAAGCCATTGTCCCGGCCAAAATGTCCGACAAGGCGTTCTGGGTCAAGTGCCAGGAGGATAAGCTGGCTCAGGATGACTTCCTCGCAGAGCTGGCCGTGAAATTCTCTTCTAAACCTGTGAAGAAAGAACAGAAGGATGCGGTGGACAAGCCGACGACGCTGACAAAGAAAAATGTCGATCTTCGTGTGCTCGATGGGAAGACTGCTCAGAACTTGGCTATTATGTTGGGAGGGTCGCTGAAGCACCTGTCCTACGAACAGATCAAGATCTGCTTGCTGCGCTGCGACACCGATATCCTGTCCTCCAATATCCTGCAGCAACTTATCCAGTACCTTCCGCCGCCAGAGCAACTCAAGCGTTTGCAGGAGATCAAGGCCAAGGGCGAACCGCTACCGCCGATTGAACAGTTTGCAGCCACAATAG GGGAAATTAAACGCCTTTCGCCGCGACTTCACAACCTGAACTTCAAGCTGACCTACGCGGACATGGTGCAGGATATCAAACCCGACATTGTGGCAGGAACGGCAGCATGCGAAGAGATCCGGAATAGCAAAAAGTTCTCAAAGATCCTGGAGCTGATTCTGCTGCTTGGAAACTACATGAACTCGGGCTCCAAAAACGAGGCCGCCTTTGGCTTTGAGATCAGTTATCTAACCAAACTGTCCAACACGAAGGATGCGGATAATAAGCAGACATTGCTGCACTACCTGACTGACCTGGTGGAAAAGAAATTCCCAGATGCACTAAACTTCTACGACGATCTGTCGCATGTCAATAAAGCGTCGCGGGTCAACATGGATGCCATCCAAAAGGCCATGCGGCAAATGAATTCGGCGGTAAAGAACCTGGAAACTGATCTCCAGAACAACAAGGTGCCGCAGTGTGATGATGACAAGTTTAGCGAGGTGATGGGCAAGTTTGCCGAGGAGTGCAGACAGCAAGTGGACGTGCTGG GCAAAATGCAGCTGCAAATGGAGAAGCTGTACAAGGACCTCAGCGAGTACTATGCTTTCGATCCCAGCAAATACACAATGGAGGAGTTCTTTGCGGACATTAAGACCTTCAAGGATGCCTTCCAAGCGGCGCACAACGACAATGTGCGGGTGCGCGAGGAGCTGGAGAAGAAGCGCCGTCTGCAGGAGGCCCGAGAGCAGTCTGCTCGGGAGCAACAGGAGCGCCAGCAGCGTAAGAAGGCAGTGGTTGACATGGATGCCCCGCAGACGCAGGAGGGCGTGATGGACAGTCTGTTGGAGGCACTGCAAACGGGCTCAGCCTTTGGCCAGCGAAATCGACAGGCCCGGCGACAAAGACCGGCGGGAGCGGAGCGGAGGGCACAGCTCAGCCGGAGTCGATCGCGCACGCGTGTCACCAACGGACAGCTAATGACCCGCGAAATGATCCTCAACGAGGTTCTAGGCTCCGCGTAG
- the LOC6618191 gene encoding protein diaphanous isoform X2 — MSRHEKTKSTGGGLLDSLFGRPSKSKGGTISSGTLAHGGRPVSTDNYVVPGVEDFEQYIQQLSVAELDAKFLEIIEDMNIPKDKREPLLAKSKEERQKMIMWHLKGKNSLERSANSRFEKPIDYVEYLQNGEHSTHKVYQCVESLRVALTSNPISWIKEFGVAGIGTIEKLLARSKNNASYEKIEFEAIRCLKAIMNNTWGLNVVLNPDQHSVVLLLAQSLDPRKPQTMCEALKLLASFCIVYERNGYEKVLRAITTIAATSFKASERFRPIVDALFASDQQDPKRELACHSLIFINTLTNTPTDLNFRLHLRCEIMRMGLYDRLDEFTKIVEASNNEALQQHFKIFNEIREDDFEEFVQRFDNVTFNMDDATDCFDVLKNLVTDTTSEPYFLSILQHLLYIRDDFYFRPAYYQLIEECISQIVFHKGYCDPNFENRNFNIDTSLLLDDIVEKAKAKESKRSEEYEKKIEQLESAKQEAEAKAAHLEEKVKLMEANGVAAPSPNKLPKVNIPMPPPPPGGGGVPPPPPPPMPGRAGGGPPPPPPPPMPGRAGGPPPPPPPPGMGGPPPPPMPGMMRPGGPPPPPMMMGPMVPVLPHGLKPKKKWDVKNPMKRANWKAIVPAKMSDKAFWVKCQEDKLAQDDFLAELAVKFSSKPVKKEQKDAVDKPTTLTKKNVDLRVLDGKTAQNLAIMLGGSLKHLSYEQIKICLLRCDTDILSSNILQQLIQYLPPPEQLKRLQEIKAKGEPLPPIEQFAATIGEIKRLSPRLHNLNFKLTYADMVQDIKPDIVAGTAACEEIRNSKKFSKILELILLLGNYMNSGSKNEAAFGFEISYLTKLSNTKDADNKQTLLHYLTDLVEKKFPDALNFYDDLSHVNKASRVNMDAIQKAMRQMNSAVKNLETDLQNNKVPQCDDDKFSEVMGKFAEECRQQVDVLGKMQLQMEKLYKDLSEYYAFDPSKYTMEEFFADIKTFKDAFQAAHNDNVRVREELEKKRRLQEAREQSAREQQERQQRKKAVVDMDAPQTQEGVMDSLLEALQTGSAFGQRNRQARRQRPAGAERRAQLSRSRSRTRVTNGQLMTREMILNEVLGSA; from the exons ATGTCTCGTCACGAGAAAACCAAATCCACGGGCGGCGGGCTCCTGGACAGCCTGTTCGGAAGACCCTCGAAGTCGAAGGGAGGAACCATCAGCAGTGGCACCCTGGCCCATGGCGGACGACCTGTGTCCACGGACAACTATGTGGTGCCGGGCGTGGAGGACTTTGAGCAGTACATCCAGCAGCTAAGCGTTGCGGAGCTGGATGCCAAGTTCCTGGAGATCATCGAGGACATGAACATTCCGAAGGACAAGAGGGAGCCCCTGTTGGCCAAATCGAAGGAGGAGCGGCAGAAGATGATTATGTGGCACTTGAAAG GTAAAAACTCACTGGAGCGCAGCGCCAACTCCCGCTTCGAGAAGCCCATAGACTACGTGGAATACCTGCAGAATGGGGAGCACAGCACGCACAAGGTGTACCAATGTGTGGAATCTCTGCGCGTGGCGCTCACCAGCAATCCGATCTCGTGGATCAAGGAGTTTGGAGTGGCGGGCATCGGGACGATCGAGAAGCTGCTGGCCCGGTCAAAGAATAATGCCAGCTACGAGAAGATCGAGTTCGAGGCGATTCGGTGCCTGAAGGCGATCATGAACAACACATGGGGTCTGAACGTGGTGCTCAATCCGGATCAGCATAgtgtggtgctgctgctggcgcaATCCCTGGATCCCCGGAAGCCGCAGACCATGTGCGAAGCCCTCAAGCTGCTGGCCTCGTTCTGCATTGTCTATGAGCGGAATGGCTACGAGAAGGTTCTCCGAGCCATAACCACTATTGCAGCCACATCCTTTAAAGCGAGCGAGCGCTTTCGACCCATAGTGGATGCCTTGTTTGCATCGGATCAGCAGGATCCCAAACGGGAATTGGCCTGCCACAGCCTGATTTTTATCAATACTCTCACCAATACCCCCACGGATTTGAACTTCCGCCTGCACCTGCGATGTGAGATTATGCGCATGGGTCTATACGATCGCCTAGATGAGTTCACCAAAATCGTTGAGGCCAGCAATAATGAGGCCCTGCAGCAGCACTTCAAGATCTTCAACGAGATCCGCGAGGATGACTTCGAGGAGTTTGTGCAGCGCTTCGATAATGTCACCTTCAACATGGACGACGCCACCGATTGCTTCGATGTGCTGAAGAACCTGGTGACCGACACCACTTCCGAGCCCTACTTCCTGTCCATCCTGCAGCATTTGCTGTACATCAGGGATGACTTCTACTTCCGACCTGCCTATTATCAGCTGATTGAGGAGTGCATCTCGCAAATCGTCTTCCACAAGGGTTACTGTGATCCGAATTTCGAGAACCGGAACTTTAATATAGACACCTCGCTACTGCTGGACGACATTGTGGAGAAGGCCAAGGCCAAGGAGTCGAAGCGGTCGGAGGAGTACGAGAAGAAGATCGAGCAGCTGGAGAGTGCCAAGCAAGAGGCGGAAGCGAAGGCGGCTCATCTGGAGGAGAAAGTCAAGCTGATGGAGGCTAATGGTGTGGCGGCACCGTCGCCCAATAAGCTACCCAAGGTAAACATACCCATGCCCCCGCCACcaccaggaggaggaggagtaccTCCCCCACCGCCGCCACCTATGCCGGGCCGAGCAGGTGGTGGACCTccgcctccaccaccacctcccATGCCGGGAAGGGCAGGTGGAccgccacctcctcctccaccgccCGGCATGGGAGGCCCACCGCCTCCACCCATGCCAGGCATGATGCGCCCGGGAGGCCCTCCACCACCGCCCATGATGATGGGGCCCATGGTTCCCGTTCTGCCTCATGGCTTGAAGCCGAAGAAGAAGTGGGATGTCAAGAATCCCATGAAGCGGGCCAACTGGAAAGCCATTGTCCCGGCCAAAATGTCCGACAAGGCGTTCTGGGTCAAGTGCCAGGAGGATAAGCTGGCTCAGGATGACTTCCTCGCAGAGCTGGCCGTGAAATTCTCTTCTAAACCTGTGAAGAAAGAACAGAAGGATGCGGTGGACAAGCCGACGACGCTGACAAAGAAAAATGTCGATCTTCGTGTGCTCGATGGGAAGACTGCTCAGAACTTGGCTATTATGTTGGGAGGGTCGCTGAAGCACCTGTCCTACGAACAGATCAAGATCTGCTTGCTGCGCTGCGACACCGATATCCTGTCCTCCAATATCCTGCAGCAACTTATCCAGTACCTTCCGCCGCCAGAGCAACTCAAGCGTTTGCAGGAGATCAAGGCCAAGGGCGAACCGCTACCGCCGATTGAACAGTTTGCAGCCACAATAG GGGAAATTAAACGCCTTTCGCCGCGACTTCACAACCTGAACTTCAAGCTGACCTACGCGGACATGGTGCAGGATATCAAACCCGACATTGTGGCAGGAACGGCAGCATGCGAAGAGATCCGGAATAGCAAAAAGTTCTCAAAGATCCTGGAGCTGATTCTGCTGCTTGGAAACTACATGAACTCGGGCTCCAAAAACGAGGCCGCCTTTGGCTTTGAGATCAGTTATCTAACCAAACTGTCCAACACGAAGGATGCGGATAATAAGCAGACATTGCTGCACTACCTGACTGACCTGGTGGAAAAGAAATTCCCAGATGCACTAAACTTCTACGACGATCTGTCGCATGTCAATAAAGCGTCGCGGGTCAACATGGATGCCATCCAAAAGGCCATGCGGCAAATGAATTCGGCGGTAAAGAACCTGGAAACTGATCTCCAGAACAACAAGGTGCCGCAGTGTGATGATGACAAGTTTAGCGAGGTGATGGGCAAGTTTGCCGAGGAGTGCAGACAGCAAGTGGACGTGCTGG GCAAAATGCAGCTGCAAATGGAGAAGCTGTACAAGGACCTCAGCGAGTACTATGCTTTCGATCCCAGCAAATACACAATGGAGGAGTTCTTTGCGGACATTAAGACCTTCAAGGATGCCTTCCAAGCGGCGCACAACGACAATGTGCGGGTGCGCGAGGAGCTGGAGAAGAAGCGCCGTCTGCAGGAGGCCCGAGAGCAGTCTGCTCGGGAGCAACAGGAGCGCCAGCAGCGTAAGAAGGCAGTGGTTGACATGGATGCCCCGCAGACGCAGGAGGGCGTGATGGACAGTCTGTTGGAGGCACTGCAAACGGGCTCAGCCTTTGGCCAGCGAAATCGACAGGCCCGGCGACAAAGACCGGCGGGAGCGGAGCGGAGGGCACAGCTCAGCCGGAGTCGATCGCGCACGCGTGTCACCAACGGACAGCTAATGACCCGCGAAATGATCCTCAACGAGGTTCTAGGCTCCGCGTAG